The Streptomyces sp. NBC_00775 genome includes the window TGTCGAACAGGGTGATGAAACCCGCGTTGAGCAGGAAGTAGACGGCCAGCGCCAGGATCCAGCCGACGAAGACCCGGTAGACGCCTTCGTGCCGCATACCGCGGGCCAGCTGGCCGGGAGCGACCGCACCCCGGTCGCCGTTCGTCCTGCGGCGCGTCAACTCCTCGCCGCTGTTGCGCAGCCGTACGAGCACGCTGAGCACCGCGCCGAAGGCCCCCACTCCTCCGCAGACGAAGGCGCCCATGAGGCTCCAGCGGTCGGTGCAGCCCACCTCGACCCGCAACAGGTCGAGCAGCCCCGCGGCTCCCACCACCAAGGGCACCATCAGCAGCACGACGCTGATGAGCGCCCCCAGACTGAGCCCCACGTTGAGGCCACGGCTGACGGCCAGCGCGCAGTCCTCGTCGATGCGCGCCCGCAGTCCTGAGATCTCCTTGTGGAGATAGTCGGCCAGGTGACGGTCGGGTTCGGTGTCGGTCAGCCGCCCGTCGCGCAGCACGTTGCTCAGCACGCTGCCGACGGTGATCCGCAGCGACTGTCTGGTCTGCGACTCGAAGGCCCGCTGCGATGCGCCGTAGAGCAGCTGAAGCTGCACCTGCTGCTTGGGATAGACGCTCTCGAACCGCTCGTACGCCGTCTCGCGGCCGGGCTCGACGAGATTCGCCAGCCCGTCGGCCTTGGTGTCGGTGCGGGCCCCCAGGACCGCTTCACGTAATGTCTGCCGCCATGTCCGGCGGAATCCCCCGTAATCCCCCATGGAGAACGTGTACCGAGGACCGGCCCTGGCGGGAACCCACCGCACCGCACCAGTCCGGTCACGGACGTCACGGACCTGTCACTTCAGCAGGCCCTTGTCCTTGAGACGGGTCCGCGCCACGTCCGCCGGCAGCCGTCGCCAGCTGTCCACCTGCTGGTTCATGGACGCCAGATCGGCGGTGGTCAGTACGTCGTTGAGCCTGCCGAGCGCCTTGGTGACGCCCTCGCCGCCCGCGCGGGAGCGGTTGACGACGGGGACGATGTAGTCGGCGTTCTGCAGGTGCTTGTCGTCGGCGAGCAGGACCAGCCCGAAGTCGTCCAGGGTCGCGTCCGTCGTGGTGGTCAGCACCATCTGGTCCTGGCCGCTCTGCACGGCCTGCTTCGCCTGGGTGGTGCCGACACCCTTCGGGTCGACGGCGGTGATGTCGATGCCGTACGTCTTCTTCAACCCCGGTTCGCAGTACGGCCGTTGCACGCACTCGTCGCCCGCGGCGAGCCGCACCTCCAGGCCGGACCTTCCGAGGTCGCCGAGCGTCTTGAGGTGATGCTCGCGGGCGTACTCCCCGGTCACCGCGAAGGCGTTCTGGTCGACGGCCCTGCCGGGGTCGAGGACGGTGAGGCCGCGAGGCGTGGCCAGTTCATGCAGGGCGGCCATCGTGGTGTCGAGGTCGGGCGAGCCCGCGGGTGGCGCGCCCGCTCCGTTGGTCTTGGCGTTCAGCCAGTCCGCGAAGGTGGCCGCGTATTCGGGGACGACGTCGATCTGGCCCGATTCCAGGGCGGGTTCGTACAGTTCCCGGTTGGCGACGGTGAGCATGGACGTCCGGTAGCCGGCCTGGTTCAGCAGCTGCGCGTACATCTGGGCCAGCAGGTCGCTCTCGGTGAAGCCGGCCGAGCCGATGGTCAGGTGCTTGCTGTCGCCGGGCGCGGCGGTGACCGCGCTCTGGTTCTCCAGGGCCGGGCCTGTGGTGCAGCCGCTCAGCAGGAGCAGCGTCAGCAGGGCGGCGCCGCGCCGTCTCGTCGCGAGCCCCTTGTGCGGCGCGAGGCGACGGCTCATCGCGAGCCCCTCACCCAGTGCGGTGCCAGCCGTTCCGTGACCTCGAAGATCCCCTCGACGATCAGCGCGAACACGGCGACGAGGACGGCACCGGCGACGACCTGGGGCGTACTCGCCAGATTGAAGCCCGCGGTGATGATCCGGCCGAGCCCGCCGCCGCCCGCGAGCGCGGCGATGGTGGCGGTCGCGACGAGCTGGACAGCGGCGATCCGTACCCCGTTCATCACCATCGGGAGCGAAAGGGGCAGTTCCACGTGAAACAGCATCTGTCGCCCGGTCATCCCCATCCCGCGTGCCGCCCGCACCACGTCGCGGTCGACCTCGCGCATCCCGACGTACGCGTTGGTGAGCAGGGGCGGCACGGCGAACAGGACGAGGGCGACGACGGTCGGGCCCTCGCCGTACTTGCCGAGCGGGGTCAGGAGCAGCAGGACCAGGACCGCGAAGGTGGGGACGGCGCGGCCGACGTTGGAGATGTTGACGGCGAGTGCGCCGCCCTTGCCGAGGTGGCCGAGGGCGAGGGCGACCGGCAGCGCGATCAGACAGCTGACGATCAGACAGACGACGGTCAGCACGAGATGCTGGGCGAGGCGGTGCCAGATGCCGTCGTCGCCCGACCAGTGCGCGGGGTCGGTGAGCCAGTCCCAGGCGTCGGTCAGGGTGGTCATCCGCGGGCCGCCCTGGTCCAGGGGGTGATGAGCCGCTGCACGCCGAGCAGGACGAGGTCGGCAGCGACGGCGATGACGACGCACAGCACGGACGCGGTGAGGACCTGGGCCTTGAAGTAGGTGTTCATGCCCGCGTAGATGAGGTTGCCGAGCCCGCCGAAGCCGACGATCGCGCCGACCGTGACCAGCGAGACGGCCGAGACGGTGGCGATCCGCAGCCCGGCCATCGCGGCGGGCACCGCGAGCGGCAGCTCCACGGTGAGCAGCAGCCGGATGGGCCCGTATCCCATGCCACGCGCGGCCTGCCGGGTGTCCTCGGGAACGGCGCGCAGGCCCGCGAGGATGTTCCGTACGAGGAGGGTCAGCGAGTAGAGGACGAGGCCCGCGACGACCAGGGCGCCCGACAGTCCGTAGACGGGCAGGAGCAGCGAGAACATCGCCAGCGACGGGATCGTGTAGAGGACCGTGGTCACCCCGAGGACCGGACCCGCCGCCAAGCCCCAGCGGCGGGCGAGCACGGCCAGCGGCACCGCGAGGGCGAGCCCGATGAGGACAGAGACCGCCGTGAGCTGGAGGTGCTGGCCGACGGCGTCGAGGAGGATCTGGCGGCGCGTGCTCAGATACTCGCCGCAGATCCACTCGTTGCGCGCGAGGCAGTCGTCCGGGGGCGCCGTCATCTGTCCATTGCATCGGGGCCGCCGGGAGGTCGGCGCGTTCTGGTGACCCGTACGGGGTGTCACTGAGTACACCCCGGAATACGGGTTCTGCGCCCCATGTGGCCCGGCCCGGCTCTCCGTAGCGTCGTGGGCGAGGCACAGGGCGTGCCGGACGGAGAGTGATGACGATGTTTCGCCAAGCGCGACGTACGCACGACTCGGGACCCGCCCCGGAGGCTCTGCGGCTGGTCAAGGTCAGCAGGACGTTCGGCGCCGGGGAGAGCGCCGTGACCGCCCTGGACGGGGTGACGCTCAGCCTTGCGCGGGGCACGTTCACCGCCGTGATGGGGCCCTCGGGGTCCGGCAAGTCCACGCTGCTGCAGTGCGCGGCCGGGCTCGACCGGCCCGACAGCGGCATCGTGATGGTGGACGGCGCGGAGATGACGGGCGGCGGCGAGGCCGAGTTGACGAGGTTCCGGCGCGGCCGGATCGGCTTCGTGTTCCAGCAGTACAACCTGCTGCCGACGCTGACCGTCGCGCAGAACACGGTCCTGCCGCTCAGGCTCGCCCGGCGGCGCGTCGACCGTGCACGGGTCCAGGAGATCCTGACGGCCGTCGGTCTCGGTGACCGGCTCGGCCACCTGCCCGACCAGCTCTCCGGAGGACAACGGCAACGTGTGGCCATCGCCCGTGCGCTGGTCACCGAGCCCCGGGTGATCTTCGCGGACGAACCGACCGGTGCGCTGGACACACGCAGTGCGCGCGATGTGCTGCGCCTGCTGCAGGAGGCGGTACGGGTGCACGGCAGGACCGTGGTCATGGTGACGCACGACCCGGTCGCCGCCTCGTACGCCGACTCCGTGGTGTTCCTCGCGGACGGACGGCCGGCGGGCCGGATGCAGGCGCCGACGGTGGACGCGGTGGCCGAGCGCCTGGCGCACCTGGGCGACGACGCGTTGCTGGGGGTGTGAGGTCATGTTCGCTCTGGCCCTGCGTTCGATCCGCAAGCGCCCCGGGCGCTTCACGGCGACGCTGCTGTCCGCGTTCCTCGGCGCGGCGATCATCATGACGTTCAACTCGATGCACGACACGGCCGGGCAGTCGGGCGTCGACCCGGTGAGCGCGGAGTCGCTGTCCACCGCGGCGAGTGTCGTCGGCGGCTACGGCACCCTGCTGGTGTTCTTCGCGGTCGCCTCGACGCTGACGGTGAATGTCCGTCAACGCGGCGCCGAGATGGAGCTGTTGCGGTGCTCGGGGGCGACTCCGGCGCAGATCAGGCGGATGGTCGTCGGTGAGTCGGTGGCGGTCGCGCTGGTGGGCTCGGTACTGGCGACCGGTCCCGCGATGCTCGGCGGACGGGCCCTGCTCACCGTCTTCCAGGACAGCGGTCAGGTGGCGCGGTCCGTGGACTACTCCTTCGGTCCCATCGCCCTCGTGTCGGGCATCGGCATCACGGTGCCGGCGGCGGCGGGCGCGGCGTTCCTCGCGGTGCGACGGGCGACGCGGCGGCGCCAACCCCGGGGCGGGGCACGGAAGTTCTTCACGTACGCGGCCCTGACCGTCGGCGTCGTGGCCGTCTGCTCGACCTTCGCCTTCTCCGCGAACGACGCCGCGCTGATGGCGCCTCCCGCGTACGGCGCGATCCTGCTGTCGGTGGGGCTCGCGCTGCTGTCCCCGAGGCTGCTGAAGGGGCTGCTCGACCGGCTCCCGCTGCCGGGCCCGAGCGGCAGTCTGGCCGTACGGAATCTACGGCGGCGCGCCGACGAGCTGTCCGGCGTCCTGATGCCGCTGATCCTGTTCACCTGCATGGCGACGGCGACGCTGTGCATGCAGGCGGCCGAGAACGAGGCGATCGACGCCGCGGGCGTACCCAAGTCCATCGACGCCAAGAACCTTCAGACCCTCAACCTCGTGGTCGTCGGCATCATCGTGGTCTTCTCCTGCGTCATGCTGATCAACTCCCTGTACGCGGCGACGACTTACCGCGGCCAGGAGTTCGGCCAGCAGCGGCTGGCCGGTGCGACACCGGGCCAGGTGCTCGCCATGGTCGGCACCGAAGGTGTGATCCTGACGGTCACCGGAGTCTTCTTGGGCACCGTGGCCGGGCTCGCGGGGATCCTCCCGTTCACCCTGGTCCGTACGGACACGACATGGCCGGGCCGGGGCCTGGGAATCTGGCTCGCCGTCGTGACGGTCGCGGCGACGGTGACACTGGGGACCAGCCTGTTCACGGCCCGGCGCTCCTTGCGGACGCCCGCGGTGGCGGCGGTGACGCTTGCCGCGTGACCGGACGCCCGATGCGCCGATGGGGCACCCGCCCGAGCGGGTGCCCCATCGGCGGGTGACGCCCGCGCACCACCGCGCGGTCGCCTCGGCCGCCGGGCAACCGCTCTTCGTATCACCGCGATCACGCCGCTGACCAGGTGTTCCGTTCAGGTGTTCAGGTTGTGTTCAGGCCCGTCGCCGCCCCTGGCAACTCCTGCACCAGAAGCCCCCAAGCGATGGCAAAGACCCCTGTGGCAACGTCTGTTCGCCATGTCATCGTGCGGGCATGAGCACAGAGCACCTCACCCGTCACCGTCGCCTCGCCGCCCCCTCCGCCACCGCCCTGGCGAGCAAGGTTCCGGAAGTCACCGTCTACTTCTGGGTGATCAAGGTGCTGACCACCGGCATGGGCGAGACGGCCTCCGACTTCCTCGCCCAGAACCTCGGCCCCGTCCCCGCCGTCGGCCTCGGCGGCGTGGCCCTCGCGCTCTCGCTGGCCGTGCAGTTCGCCGTCCGCCGCTATGTCGCCTGGATCTACTGGACGGCGATCGTCATGGTCAGTGTGTTCGGCACGATGGCCGCCGACGTGCTGCACGTGGGTCTCGGCGTCCCGTACACGCTCTCGACGCCCTTCTTCATGATCGCGCTGGCCGCCGTGTTCGCCGTCTGGTACGCGTGCGAACGCACGCTCTCCATCCACAGCATCCGCACCCGCCGCCGTGAGATCTTCTACTGGGCCACCGTGCTGGCCACCTTCGCGCTCGGCACCGCCGCCGGGGACCTCTCCGCCACGATCGGCCTCGGCTACCTGGGCTCGGCCGTCCTGTACGCCGTCGCCATCGCCGTCCCGGCCGTCCTGCACCGCTGGGGCTCCCTGAACGCGGTGGCCGCCTTCTGGTCCGCGTACGTCATCACCCGTCCGCTCGGCGCCTCCGTCGCCGACTGGATGGCGCTCGGCCACTCCCGCGGCGGCCTCGCCCTGGGGCTGGGACCCGTCACCGTGTCCTGGACCGTCGCCATCATCGGCTTCGTCGGCTACCTGGCCGTCTCACGAGGCGATGTCCAGGACACCGCGGACTCCCTGCCCGGCGCCGCGTAAGCACGTCGGAGTCCTGGGGGGGGGGGGGACGGATGGTGCCGTTCTGCGCCCCACCCGCTCCACCAGCGCACCGAGTTCGTCATCGCCCAGGCCGGCGAGGATGCACTTGGCGGTGGGCGCCGGCTTTGGGTGCTCCGGCGGCCGCGGCGATGTCGCCCAGGTGGTGCGGGTGGCCGGGCGCCGCGGCGGATTCCAGCAGGTTGAGGGCCTTGTCGGTGGCGTTGACCGCGAGCGGGCTACGTCCCCGCGACCCCGGTCGCCTGACCAGCGGGCACGGCCGGCGCCCGGCAGACGCGTTCCCCGCAACCATTGATTCCCCGCGCCGGCCTTGCCGGTGCCTTTCGCCGCTGAGAGGGTCGTGCGCGGAGGCGGCGCTTCACCACACCGGGCACACCCGGTGCACGCCGGGCTCCGCAGGAGGACGGTCCGACGAGGCGTCCACGTCCGACGCGCCGATTCCCGGACGGCGCGTCCCGGTCCGGATCATCGTCCACGGCCTGGTGCGGCGCCCCGCCGCGGCCGAAGGCCCCCTCCCCCGGTCCGTGGCCACCCCTTCCCCACGATGCGCCGGCACATGCATGACGAATTGAGGGGTGTTGTCGATGAAGGAGCCTTGGTGACAACGCATTTGACCGTGACGAGCACAGAGATGATGACGCCCAGCCTGCGCCGGGTGTGGTTCCACAGTGAGGATCTGTCGGCCTTCGCCGACAGCGTCCACACGGACCGCTACGTCAAGCTGGTCTTCCCGAAGCCCGGGGTCAGCTACCCGGAACCGCTCGACGTGCGCGCCCTGCGCCGTGTGCTGCCGCCCGAGGACCTGCCCGCCGTCCGTACCTACACCGCGCTCTTCCCGGACGTCGCGTCGGGGACCATGGCCATCGACTTCGTGGTCCATGGTGACGAAGGCGTCGCCGGCCCCTGGGCCGCGGCCGCCGCCCCGGGTGACCGGCTCATGGTCAACGGCCCCGGAGGCGGATACCGACCCGACCCGTCCGCCGACTGGCACCTGCTGGTGGGCGACGAGTCGGCCCTGCCGGCGATCACCGCCGCCCTGGCGGAACTGCCCCGTGACGCGGTGGCCAGGGTCGTGGCCCTCGTCGACTCCCCCGCGCACGAACCCGCCCTCCCTCTGCCGGAGAACGGCGAGGTCACCTACGTCCACCGGCGCGGCACAGACCAGGAGAACCCACTCGAAGCCGCCGTACGGGACATGGACTGGCTGCCCGGCCGGGTGCACGCCTTCGTCCACGGTGAGGCGCAGGAGGTCATGCACGGGCTGCGGCCCCACCTGCTCACCGAGCGCGGCCTGCCCCGTGACCAGGTGTCCATCTCGGGCTACTGGCGGCGCGGCAGGTCCGAGGACGGCTTCCGGGTCTGGAAGTCCGAGTTCGACCGCAAGGAAGGCACGGGCCGCGCACCCCGCCCCGGCACACCCGGCGGCCGCCGCGCCGGGATGGGAACCCGGCCTTGACCTCTTCCCCGCACCCCTACCCCCTGCTCTCAGGGTCTGTTGGGGCAGGACCGGTAGCTGTGAGGGGGTGACCAGCGCGGCGCCCCCATCCCCTCGGGCGTGACGGCGTTGGACACGAATCCGGCAACGTCTCGCTCGTGGGCTTCGACGACACGGCTCGCCGTGCCCGGTCAGACGGGGAACAGCAGGCAGCTGCTGGTGGTGTGGGCGAGCAGTCGGTCGGCGGAGTCGAAGAGCTCGGCCTGGGCGAGGGCCGTGCGGCGCCCGCTGTTGAGGACGGTGCCGACCGCTCGGATCTTGCCCGTGTCCACGGTGACCGGACGCAGGAACTTCACGTTCAGGTCGAGCGAGGTGTACCCCGTGCCCTGCGGCAGGACCGACTGCACCGCGCACCCCGCCGCCGAGTCCAGCATGGTGGCGTACACGCCGCCGTGAACGCTGCCGATGGGGTTGTAGTGCTCCTCACCGGGCACCAGCGCGAAGACCACCCGGCCGTACTCGACTTCCTCGAGCGTCATGCCGAGGGTCGCCGAGATCGGGGGCGCGGGGAGCCGCCCGGCCTGCATCTCGCGGAGGAAGTCGAGACCGCTGTGCTGTCCGACCGCGCCGGCCGAGACGGCCGGGTCCTCCCAGTCGACTGTGCGTGACCTGCCCATGGCGCTCCTCAAATGATCTAGCTTCTGCATTCGAAGCTAGCCAGCGTCAGGCCTGGATGTCAATGTCGAAGCCAACCTAGGATGGGGGGCATGACGTGGCTCGACACCAGCACGGAGAACTGCACGGTCCAGCGCACCCTCGACCTGGTCGGCGAGAAGTGGTCGCTGCTGGTCCTGCGGGACGCCATGAACGGCGTACGGCGCTTCGACGACTTCAGGCGGCACGTCGGGCTGTCCGAGTCCGTGCTGGCGGACCGGCTGCGCAAACTGGTCGCGGCCGGGATCCTGGACACCGTCCCCTACAGCGAGCCCGGCAGCCGCACCCGCTACGAGTACCGGCTCACCCGCAAGGGCTGGGAACTGTGGCCGGCGATGATCGCCCTCAAGCAGTGGGGTGACCGCTACGCGGCGGATCCGGAAGGTCCACCCCTGGAGGTCACGCACGCCGACTGCGGCGAGCCGGTCGAAGCCGTGGTCGTCTGCACCGCGGGGCACGGTGCGCTCACTCCCCCGCAGGCGCGCACGCGCCCCGGCCCGTCGGCGAAGCCCGCGGGCCTGACCGCTCGCTAGGCCCTGTCGTCACATTCCCGCCCGCCGTGCGGCGCCATGCGCGCTCCCCCACTGCCTCAAGGGCGTGGGAGGTACCCGCACTCGCCCCGGTCGCGTCCGGGCGGCGCCGATACGATCCGTCGTATGAGAGCTGCCGGAATGTTCAGCGTCAAAGCCTTCGTGCCGACGGAACTGGGCCCGGACCCGGCCGTGCCCACCGGACTTCCGGTCGGCGTCGCGCGGATGGAGAAGCACTACGAAGGCGAGGTCGCCGGCCGCTCCGCGACCCTGTTCACCGCCGCGTTCGACCAGGCCACCGGAGTCGGCACATACGTGGCGATGGAGTCCTTCGAAGGCTCCCTGCACGGCCGCGGCGGTGCCTTCAACTTCGCGCACTCGGCGACGACTTCCGGCAGTGACCGCACCGCCGAGTTCTTCACCATCGTCCCCTCCAGCGGCACGGGGGAGCTGCCGGGGATCTACGGCGCCGGCGGGATGGCGATCGACGCCGACGGCACGCACCGGATCTGGTTCGACTACTAGCTCGGCGAACTCTCCTGACCCCGGCGCCCTGACGACCGGCCTCGAACCCTGGGCCGCGACGCTCGTCGGCCCGGCTTCCCGAGCCGGTCACCAGCCGGTCACTGCTCGCGAAGATCCTTCACCCGGCGGAGCTTGCCCAGCGAGCGCTCCAAGGTCTCGGGGTCGACGATCGCCACCTCGACGGTGACCCCCACCCCGTCCTTCACACCCTGGACGATCGCCTTCGCGGCCGCCTCCCGCTGCTCGGGCCCGGCCCCGGGGCGTGCCTCGACACGGACGGTCATGTGGTCCATCCGGCCGCGGCGGGTCAACTGCACCTGGAAGTGCGGCGCGACTGCGGGCGTTGCCAGCACGATCTCCTCGATCTGGCTGGGGAAGACGTTCACTCCCCGCAGGATGATCATGTCGTCGGAGCGGCCGGTGATCTTCTCGATGCGGCGGAAGGCGGGCCGGGCGGTGCCGGGCAGCAGCCGGGACAGGTCGCGGGTCCGGTAGCGGATGATCGGCAGGGCCTCCTTGGTGAGGGACGTGAACACCACTTCGCCCTCCTCGCCCTCGGCCAGCACCGTGTCCGTGAACGGATCGACCACCTCGGGGTAGAAGTGGTCCTCCCACACGTGCAGCCCGTCCTTGGTCTCGACACACTCCTGGGCGACCCCCGGGCCGATCACCTCGGACAGGCCGTAGATGTCGACCGCGTGGATGTCCATGCGCTCCTCGATCTCGCGGCGCATCGCCTCGGTCCACGGCTCGGCCCCGAAGATGCCCACCTGAAGGGAGGTCGTGCGCGGGTCGACGCCCTGCCTCTCGAACTCGTCGAGCAGGGTGAGCATGTAGGACGGGGTGACCATGATGATCTCGGGCTTGAAGTCCTGGATGATCTGCACCTGGCGGGCCGTCATACCACCGGAGGCCGGGATCACCGTACAGCCGGCCCGCTCGGCGCCGTAGTGCGCGCCCAGGCCACCGGTGAACAGGCCGTAGCCGTAGGAGATGTGCACCTTGTGGCCCGCGCGGCCGCCGGCCGCGCGGATCGAGCGGGCGATCACGTCCGCCCACATGGAGAGGTCGTTCTCCGTGTAGCCGACGACCGTGGGGCGGCCCGTGGTGCCGCTGGAGGCGTGGATGCGCCGCACGTCCGCCATCGGGACGGCGAACATGCCGAAGGGGTACGTCTCCCGCAGATCCGCCTTGGTGGTGAAGGGGAACCGGGCCAGGTCCTCCAGGGAACGGCAGTCGTCGGGCTTGAGCCCGGCCGCGTCGAACTTCTTGCGGTACAGCTCCACGTTGTCGTACGCGTGCCGCAACGTCGCCCGCAACCGGTCGAGCTGAAGCTCCCTCAGCTGCTCGCGGGTGAGGCGTTCGCCCTCGTCCAGCAGATCCTGGGGAAGCGGCTCACCCAGGCGGGCCGGGCTCGGTCCCGTGGCCGCGCCGGGCGTCGGTGCGGTACTCATCGCGACTCCTTCGTCGTCGTGCTCCGGATGCTGCGGCTGCGTCCGCGGAACTCCGCGATCACCTCGTCGCCGCGCAGAACGCTCACGTCGTAGATGCCGCTGCGGCCGAACCGGACGCGCTCCCGGGCCGTGGCCACCAGGACGTCGCCCTCGTACGCCGGGGCGACGAAGTCGATGTCGGCTCCGGCCGCGACGGTCACGGGTCCGTGGCTGTTGCAGGCACAGGCGAAGGCGGTGTCGGCGAGCAGGAACAGATAGCCGCCGTGGGCGATGTGGTGTCCGTTCACCATCGCCGGGGTCACGGTCATCCGGAGCGTGGCGGTTCCTTCGCCCTGCTCGCGGAGCTCGATGCCCAGCGCCCGGGACGCCTCGTCCGCGGCGAACATCGCCTCGGTGGGTGTCTCCCCCGCCGATGTCGCGTCCGTGGTCTGCGTCACCTTTTCCACCACCTTGTGGCCCGACCGAACATTCGGTTAGCGTGCGGCACGGCCAAGTAATCCAGCATCACCACTGCCTGTCAAGAGGTGGAACGCATGCCCAGGAAAGCCCCCGAGCGTCCGGACTTCTTCGCCCGCCAGCGCACCCCGCTGGGGCAGGCCGGGGAGTCCACAGAGGAGTCCGTCCATGCCTGACGAGGTCTTTCTGATCGACGGAGCCCGCACCCCGCAGGGCCGGTACGGAGGCGCGCTGGCCTCCGTACGGCCGGACGACCTCGCCGCCCTGGTCGTCGGCGAGGCGGTGCGGCGCAGCGGGATACCGGGCGACGCCGTGGACGAGGTGATCCTCGGGGCGGCCAACCAGGCCGGTGAGGACAACCGGGACGTGGCCCGCATGGCCGTGCTGC containing:
- a CDS encoding FtsX-like permease family protein; its protein translation is MFALALRSIRKRPGRFTATLLSAFLGAAIIMTFNSMHDTAGQSGVDPVSAESLSTAASVVGGYGTLLVFFAVASTLTVNVRQRGAEMELLRCSGATPAQIRRMVVGESVAVALVGSVLATGPAMLGGRALLTVFQDSGQVARSVDYSFGPIALVSGIGITVPAAAGAAFLAVRRATRRRQPRGGARKFFTYAALTVGVVAVCSTFAFSANDAALMAPPAYGAILLSVGLALLSPRLLKGLLDRLPLPGPSGSLAVRNLRRRADELSGVLMPLILFTCMATATLCMQAAENEAIDAAGVPKSIDAKNLQTLNLVVVGIIVVFSCVMLINSLYAATTYRGQEFGQQRLAGATPGQVLAMVGTEGVILTVTGVFLGTVAGLAGILPFTLVRTDTTWPGRGLGIWLAVVTVAATVTLGTSLFTARRSLRTPAVAAVTLAA
- a CDS encoding ABC transporter permease codes for the protein MTAPPDDCLARNEWICGEYLSTRRQILLDAVGQHLQLTAVSVLIGLALAVPLAVLARRWGLAAGPVLGVTTVLYTIPSLAMFSLLLPVYGLSGALVVAGLVLYSLTLLVRNILAGLRAVPEDTRQAARGMGYGPIRLLLTVELPLAVPAAMAGLRIATVSAVSLVTVGAIVGFGGLGNLIYAGMNTYFKAQVLTASVLCVVIAVAADLVLLGVQRLITPWTRAARG
- a CDS encoding ABC transporter substrate-binding protein; the protein is MSRRLAPHKGLATRRRGAALLTLLLLSGCTTGPALENQSAVTAAPGDSKHLTIGSAGFTESDLLAQMYAQLLNQAGYRTSMLTVANRELYEPALESGQIDVVPEYAATFADWLNAKTNGAGAPPAGSPDLDTTMAALHELATPRGLTVLDPGRAVDQNAFAVTGEYAREHHLKTLGDLGRSGLEVRLAAGDECVQRPYCEPGLKKTYGIDITAVDPKGVGTTQAKQAVQSGQDQMVLTTTTDATLDDFGLVLLADDKHLQNADYIVPVVNRSRAGGEGVTKALGRLNDVLTTADLASMNQQVDSWRRLPADVARTRLKDKGLLK
- the paaI gene encoding hydroxyphenylacetyl-CoA thioesterase PaaI, with protein sequence MVEKVTQTTDATSAGETPTEAMFAADEASRALGIELREQGEGTATLRMTVTPAMVNGHHIAHGGYLFLLADTAFACACNSHGPVTVAAGADIDFVAPAYEGDVLVATARERVRFGRSGIYDVSVLRGDEVIAEFRGRSRSIRSTTTKESR
- a CDS encoding DUF3224 domain-containing protein, with the translated sequence MRAAGMFSVKAFVPTELGPDPAVPTGLPVGVARMEKHYEGEVAGRSATLFTAAFDQATGVGTYVAMESFEGSLHGRGGAFNFAHSATTSGSDRTAEFFTIVPSSGTGELPGIYGAGGMAIDADGTHRIWFDY
- the paaK gene encoding phenylacetate--CoA ligase PaaK, encoding MSTAPTPGAATGPSPARLGEPLPQDLLDEGERLTREQLRELQLDRLRATLRHAYDNVELYRKKFDAAGLKPDDCRSLEDLARFPFTTKADLRETYPFGMFAVPMADVRRIHASSGTTGRPTVVGYTENDLSMWADVIARSIRAAGGRAGHKVHISYGYGLFTGGLGAHYGAERAGCTVIPASGGMTARQVQIIQDFKPEIIMVTPSYMLTLLDEFERQGVDPRTTSLQVGIFGAEPWTEAMRREIEERMDIHAVDIYGLSEVIGPGVAQECVETKDGLHVWEDHFYPEVVDPFTDTVLAEGEEGEVVFTSLTKEALPIIRYRTRDLSRLLPGTARPAFRRIEKITGRSDDMIILRGVNVFPSQIEEIVLATPAVAPHFQVQLTRRGRMDHMTVRVEARPGAGPEQREAAAKAIVQGVKDGVGVTVEVAIVDPETLERSLGKLRRVKDLREQ
- a CDS encoding ABC transporter ATP-binding protein is translated as MFRQARRTHDSGPAPEALRLVKVSRTFGAGESAVTALDGVTLSLARGTFTAVMGPSGSGKSTLLQCAAGLDRPDSGIVMVDGAEMTGGGEAELTRFRRGRIGFVFQQYNLLPTLTVAQNTVLPLRLARRRVDRARVQEILTAVGLGDRLGHLPDQLSGGQRQRVAIARALVTEPRVIFADEPTGALDTRSARDVLRLLQEAVRVHGRTVVMVTHDPVAASYADSVVFLADGRPAGRMQAPTVDAVAERLAHLGDDALLGV
- a CDS encoding COG4705 family protein is translated as MSTEHLTRHRRLAAPSATALASKVPEVTVYFWVIKVLTTGMGETASDFLAQNLGPVPAVGLGGVALALSLAVQFAVRRYVAWIYWTAIVMVSVFGTMAADVLHVGLGVPYTLSTPFFMIALAAVFAVWYACERTLSIHSIRTRRREIFYWATVLATFALGTAAGDLSATIGLGYLGSAVLYAVAIAVPAVLHRWGSLNAVAAFWSAYVITRPLGASVADWMALGHSRGGLALGLGPVTVSWTVAIIGFVGYLAVSRGDVQDTADSLPGAA
- a CDS encoding ABC transporter permease; protein product: MTTLTDAWDWLTDPAHWSGDDGIWHRLAQHLVLTVVCLIVSCLIALPVALALGHLGKGGALAVNISNVGRAVPTFAVLVLLLLTPLGKYGEGPTVVALVLFAVPPLLTNAYVGMREVDRDVVRAARGMGMTGRQMLFHVELPLSLPMVMNGVRIAAVQLVATATIAALAGGGGLGRIITAGFNLASTPQVVAGAVLVAVFALIVEGIFEVTERLAPHWVRGSR
- a CDS encoding winged helix-turn-helix transcriptional regulator, with the translated sequence MTWLDTSTENCTVQRTLDLVGEKWSLLVLRDAMNGVRRFDDFRRHVGLSESVLADRLRKLVAAGILDTVPYSEPGSRTRYEYRLTRKGWELWPAMIALKQWGDRYAADPEGPPLEVTHADCGEPVEAVVVCTAGHGALTPPQARTRPGPSAKPAGLTAR
- a CDS encoding siderophore-interacting protein, encoding MTSTEMMTPSLRRVWFHSEDLSAFADSVHTDRYVKLVFPKPGVSYPEPLDVRALRRVLPPEDLPAVRTYTALFPDVASGTMAIDFVVHGDEGVAGPWAAAAAPGDRLMVNGPGGGYRPDPSADWHLLVGDESALPAITAALAELPRDAVARVVALVDSPAHEPALPLPENGEVTYVHRRGTDQENPLEAAVRDMDWLPGRVHAFVHGEAQEVMHGLRPHLLTERGLPRDQVSISGYWRRGRSEDGFRVWKSEFDRKEGTGRAPRPGTPGGRRAGMGTRP
- a CDS encoding PaaI family thioesterase — its product is MGRSRTVDWEDPAVSAGAVGQHSGLDFLREMQAGRLPAPPISATLGMTLEEVEYGRVVFALVPGEEHYNPIGSVHGGVYATMLDSAAGCAVQSVLPQGTGYTSLDLNVKFLRPVTVDTGKIRAVGTVLNSGRRTALAQAELFDSADRLLAHTTSSCLLFPV